The proteins below are encoded in one region of Spirochaetota bacterium:
- a CDS encoding ribonuclease H-like domain-containing protein, translating to MESKVKYVVFDIESVPDANLIKQVKYPHLSISEHDAVIKFQEEILTVSDGSTWFIPVTFQLPVIVSMLEVDEKFFPIKMRTLDEPHFRTQQIVRQFWDVIEGEYNDASFVTFNGRGFDFPLMELMAFRFGVTAKRHFKDKFASRFRFGTKHIDLHDWLSNYSAIKMQGGLNLLAKVIGKPGKVEMSGDDVYDLYKAGKIEEIHEYCISDVLDTYFVFLRTRVMVGELSSERENTIVQQTRIFLEQNKSNSKGFEQYLKNWK from the coding sequence GTGGAATCTAAAGTTAAATATGTTGTTTTTGATATTGAGTCAGTGCCGGATGCAAACTTAATAAAACAGGTAAAATATCCTCATCTATCGATCAGCGAACATGATGCTGTTATTAAATTTCAGGAGGAAATATTAACAGTGTCGGATGGATCTACGTGGTTCATTCCCGTTACATTCCAATTACCTGTAATAGTTTCCATGCTTGAAGTTGATGAAAAGTTTTTTCCAATCAAAATGCGTACATTGGATGAGCCACATTTCAGGACCCAACAGATTGTACGGCAGTTCTGGGATGTTATAGAAGGTGAATATAACGATGCTTCATTTGTTACATTCAACGGCAGGGGTTTTGATTTTCCTTTAATGGAACTGATGGCTTTCAGGTTTGGTGTAACTGCAAAACGGCATTTTAAAGATAAATTTGCATCCCGTTTCAGATTTGGCACCAAGCATATTGACCTGCATGATTGGTTATCCAACTACAGTGCAATAAAGATGCAGGGTGGGTTAAACTTGCTTGCAAAGGTCATAGGTAAACCCGGCAAGGTTGAAATGAGCGGCGATGATGTGTATGATCTTTACAAAGCAGGGAAGATTGAAGAAATTCATGAATACTGTATCTCTGATGTTCTTGACACCTACTTTGTGTTTTTACGAACCAGGGTAATGGTGGGTGAACTAAGTTCTGAAAGAGAAAATACAATTGTGCAGCAAACCAGAATTTTTCTGGAACAAAATAAATCAAATTCTAAAGGATTTGAGCAGTATTTAAAAAACTGGAAATAG
- a CDS encoding HEAT repeat domain-containing protein — MKKIMLLTLCIIFSFVIISDGGMAQDNAKKSAKEYIADLSSSDEVTVVAAEEWIADNKEKSALPKLHELLRSDNRVKVRLYAAIALGEIANEESAESLNNALLNDPSADVRYSALLGIARIGSKSSYDAIQKARESEQDPFIKDLIKKMEDKFKGK, encoded by the coding sequence ATGAAAAAAATAATGTTACTAACATTATGTATTATCTTTTCGTTTGTTATAATTTCTGATGGAGGAATGGCCCAGGATAATGCAAAGAAGAGTGCTAAGGAATATATAGCTGATCTTTCAAGCAGTGATGAAGTGACTGTTGTTGCTGCAGAAGAGTGGATTGCAGATAATAAGGAAAAGTCAGCGCTTCCAAAATTACATGAACTTCTCCGCAGTGACAACAGAGTGAAAGTGCGTTTATATGCAGCAATAGCATTGGGCGAGATTGCAAATGAAGAAAGTGCAGAAAGCCTCAATAATGCATTACTGAATGACCCAAGTGCTGATGTTCGTTATTCAGCATTATTGGGAATAGCACGTATAGGTTCAAAAAGTTCATATGATGCTATTCAGAAAGCACGTGAAAGTGAGCAGGATCCATTCATTAAAGACCTGATAAAAAAAATGGAAGATAAGTTTAAAGGAAAATAA
- a CDS encoding response regulator: MNTILLVDHTDYKYELQKYLAQNYTVLMADSAYDAITTLNMQDVDLIISQVELPGDNAFDLYNYLQKHYTYIPAIMITEKDMDTFFDKIFIQGIGNVLKIPVNQNEFNNLVTKLITRKNIFGLENYITNIINTNAIRINASIQIPPAVEKILDTIESWGFIIKNKSIVYLILNEMIINAVYHSHGYTREKEMRIPIQLKDGQFVDITLCHNTTTYAIAITDYQGTLTKEKILQSIHKAIEQEQLILKAAQTGEDISDKISETGRGIDLMRKLASEFYFIIQQNKRTEIILLFKSDSNEKKSSSLKIIEDFH; encoded by the coding sequence ATGAATACTATACTATTAGTTGACCATACAGACTATAAATACGAATTACAAAAATATCTTGCTCAAAATTATACCGTTTTGATGGCAGACTCAGCATATGATGCCATTACAACATTAAACATGCAGGATGTTGATCTTATAATTTCACAGGTTGAGTTGCCTGGCGATAATGCTTTTGACCTCTATAATTATTTACAAAAGCACTATACCTATATACCGGCAATTATGATTACTGAAAAAGATATGGACACCTTTTTTGATAAAATCTTTATACAGGGTATTGGCAATGTATTGAAGATACCCGTTAATCAAAATGAATTTAACAATCTTGTTACTAAACTAATCACCAGAAAAAATATTTTTGGACTGGAAAATTATATAACCAATATAATTAATACAAATGCCATACGCATTAATGCTTCCATTCAAATCCCGCCTGCGGTTGAAAAAATCCTGGATACCATTGAATCGTGGGGATTTATTATTAAAAATAAAAGTATTGTATATTTAATCCTCAATGAAATGATTATTAATGCTGTGTATCATTCCCATGGATATACCCGTGAAAAGGAAATGCGAATACCCATCCAGCTTAAAGATGGCCAGTTTGTTGATATAACCTTGTGTCATAATACCACCACCTATGCTATAGCAATAACTGATTATCAGGGAACTCTTACCAAAGAAAAAATATTACAGAGTATTCATAAAGCCATTGAACAGGAGCAACTGATTCTTAAAGCAGCCCAAACCGGTGAAGATATCAGTGATAAAATTTCAGAAACTGGACGCGGGATTGACCTTATGCGCAAATTAGCTTCTGAATTTTATTTTATTATTCAACAAAATAAACGAACAGAAATCATCCTGCTTTTTAAATCAGACTCTAATGAAAAGAAATCAAGCTCACTAAAAATTATTGAAGATTTCCACTGA
- the ftsZ gene encoding cell division protein FtsZ codes for MFRFEEEPQMNTVIKVVGVGGAGNNAVNRMIATGLEGVDYIVVNTDAQQLKASLAQNRIQIGGKLTRGLGAGADPSIGREAALEDRDKLEKALKGADMVFITAGMGGGTGTGAAPIVAEVAKECGALVVGVVTKPFRVEGRRRMQHAEEGIKNLKEKVDTIIVIPNDLLLKIIDRNTPIDQAFKLADDILRQGVQGIADIIMVTGLVNVDFADVRTVMKETGDAIMGVGIGVGENRAIEATQMAINSPLLEESGIDGAKAVLLNIAGGNDLSLHEVNEVTEIINKQVDPDANIIFGATIDPALDDKIRVTVIATGFDRKLNMLNRPNDLDRATGTPLTVIEGRNNKERVEKKVPVQMKSFSLDYEKRRVKDYSHEDLDIPAFLRRSAESQ; via the coding sequence ATGTTTAGATTTGAAGAAGAACCACAAATGAATACTGTTATCAAGGTTGTTGGTGTTGGAGGTGCAGGCAATAATGCAGTGAACAGGATGATTGCAACGGGCCTTGAAGGAGTGGATTATATTGTTGTGAACACTGATGCACAGCAATTGAAAGCATCGCTAGCTCAGAACAGGATTCAGATTGGAGGTAAGCTGACCAGAGGGTTGGGAGCAGGTGCTGATCCATCAATTGGCCGGGAAGCTGCTCTTGAAGACAGGGATAAACTGGAAAAAGCCTTAAAAGGGGCAGATATGGTATTCATCACTGCTGGCATGGGTGGAGGTACCGGGACAGGTGCTGCGCCAATCGTTGCAGAAGTGGCAAAAGAATGTGGTGCGCTGGTTGTAGGGGTTGTAACAAAGCCATTCCGTGTTGAAGGCCGAAGAAGGATGCAGCATGCAGAGGAAGGGATCAAAAATCTTAAAGAAAAAGTTGATACAATAATTGTTATCCCCAATGACCTTTTGTTAAAGATTATTGACCGCAATACACCTATAGATCAGGCATTTAAACTGGCTGATGATATTTTGAGGCAGGGTGTACAGGGCATTGCTGATATCATTATGGTTACGGGCCTTGTTAATGTTGATTTTGCTGATGTCAGAACTGTGATGAAAGAAACTGGTGATGCGATTATGGGAGTTGGTATTGGTGTTGGTGAAAATAGGGCAATAGAAGCAACACAGATGGCTATAAACAGCCCACTGCTTGAAGAGTCTGGAATTGACGGGGCAAAGGCAGTGCTGCTTAACATTGCGGGAGGCAATGATCTATCATTACATGAAGTTAATGAAGTAACAGAAATTATTAATAAGCAGGTTGACCCGGATGCAAATATCATTTTTGGGGCAACTATCGACCCGGCACTTGATGACAAGATTAGAGTAACGGTGATAGCAACCGGGTTTGACCGCAAGCTAAATATGTTGAACCGTCCCAATGATCTGGATAGAGCAACAGGCACTCCATTAACGGTTATTGAAGGCAGAAATAATAAGGAAAGAGTTGAGAAAAAAGTTCCTGTTCAGATGAAGTCTTTTTCATTGGATTATGAAAAACGGCGTGTTAAAGATTATTCACATGAGGATCTGGATATTCCAGCTTTTTTGCGTCGAAGTGCTGAATCTCAGTAA
- the ftsA gene encoding cell division protein FtsA, with protein sequence MKEDTILDNILVGLDIGTTKTCAVIGFLNENKQVEVVGVGVAPSRGLKNGVIVNIDNTVSSIVKAIEDAELMAGCEVSSVFVGVTGQHIKGENSRGVVAVANRSRTITPLEMKRVIEAAQAIVIPMDREIIHVLSKEFAVDDQTGIKDPIGMTGVRLEAEVHIITGSTTSIQNLVKSINKAGFTCNDIVFSPLASAEATLSRDEKDLGVALVDIGGGTTDIIIFIEGGVAYSAVLGIGGIHVTNDISIGLRTPIDSAEVIKKKYGCAVVDLVDASETIEVPSVGGRAPRRLFRHELAQIIEPRMVEIMEMIDNELVKSGKKEILAAGVVLTGGGSMVEGTVEAAERVFGMPVRVGVPENIAGLKDVVSTPVYANGVGLLKYGAKMSQVRQTRKTKSAFTSFKDKLKHIFNDYL encoded by the coding sequence ATGAAAGAAGATACCATATTAGATAACATTCTTGTGGGACTGGATATCGGTACAACAAAAACCTGTGCAGTCATTGGATTTTTGAATGAAAATAAACAGGTTGAGGTTGTGGGTGTTGGAGTTGCACCTTCACGAGGTTTGAAAAATGGCGTTATAGTAAATATTGATAATACTGTTTCCTCAATTGTTAAAGCCATAGAAGATGCAGAGTTAATGGCTGGTTGCGAAGTAAGTTCGGTATTTGTTGGTGTTACCGGGCAGCATATAAAAGGCGAAAACTCAAGAGGTGTGGTTGCTGTTGCAAACCGAAGCCGTACAATAACGCCACTTGAAATGAAACGGGTTATTGAAGCTGCACAGGCTATCGTTATCCCCATGGATAGAGAGATAATTCATGTTCTGTCTAAAGAATTTGCTGTTGATGACCAGACCGGGATTAAGGACCCCATAGGGATGACTGGTGTAAGGCTTGAAGCTGAAGTGCATATTATTACCGGCTCTACAACAAGCATTCAGAATCTGGTGAAATCAATTAATAAAGCTGGATTTACCTGCAATGACATAGTATTTTCACCTTTAGCTTCTGCTGAGGCAACATTGAGCCGCGACGAAAAAGATTTAGGTGTGGCGCTTGTTGATATTGGTGGTGGCACTACGGATATCATTATTTTTATTGAAGGTGGTGTGGCATATTCAGCAGTGTTAGGAATTGGCGGCATACATGTTACCAATGATATCTCCATAGGATTAAGGACACCAATTGATTCAGCAGAGGTTATAAAGAAGAAATATGGATGTGCAGTGGTTGACCTGGTTGATGCTTCGGAGACGATTGAGGTGCCATCGGTTGGTGGAAGGGCGCCGCGAAGGCTGTTCAGGCATGAGCTGGCACAGATTATTGAACCGCGGATGGTTGAGATAATGGAAATGATTGATAACGAACTGGTAAAAAGTGGTAAAAAGGAAATATTGGCAGCAGGTGTGGTATTGACGGGTGGAGGCAGTATGGTAGAAGGTACAGTAGAGGCAGCCGAAAGAGTATTTGGTATGCCGGTACGGGTTGGGGTCCCAGAGAATATTGCCGGATTGAAGGATGTTGTTTCAACTCCTGTGTATGCCAATGGTGTTGGATTATTGAAATATGGTGCCAAAATGAGCCAGGTAAGACAAACACGCAAAACTAAAAGCGCTTTTACCAGTTTTAAAGATAAACTCAAGCATATTTTTAATGATTATTTATAA